Proteins encoded within one genomic window of Polaribacter sp. NJDZ03:
- a CDS encoding TonB-dependent siderophore receptor — MKIITIAILLLATLANAQTVEKKKDSLGGVLEEVIIIAAKKNKIETDMKMAVSVDEFLASSDNISFIKRGPYAWEPLLNNMSTERSLVTIDGMHVFGACTDKMDPVTSYVESNNLSDIDIKSGQEGSLHGATVAGSIDLKRKSTAFTIGENYKGAYQTGFEFNNKQFFNLANSSYSSEKLVVDGSISNRKASNYSDGNNDEVQHSQFEKLNASLGVAYKTSDLSSVRVDAIFDRAKNVGFPALPMDLSLSRALITSVTYKQFFEKGIVKVWDTKVYFNAIEHYMDDTTRPENLVHMDMPGWSTTYGLVSKVNLQKGNLSSEVQLNAYNNLSIAEMRMYPQDRSERTMFAYSWPWVTTTYAGLSIGNLWDISDTSQLSFGGSLGVNYNYSKYVEFNWIFHPGTPQEKTRFLPSLNTSYHLNVGDFNFSVGGGYGHRAPSVSEGYGYYIYNSFDRYDYIGNPDLKNEISYEVNASAGFENEKGSINAKVNYFYIQNYIIGRILSLGSPMNYQSVGVKGYTSLDYATLFNFSLNTKYNILENLHWKGTLTYARGLDDNKKNLPFIRPLSYQTSLHFSHKNFGFGTALNGDFKQNNYSPEYGEDETPSYKNFNISADYTFYINNYKTVFQVGAENLFNEYYSTYADWGNIPRMGRNIFTSLKINF, encoded by the coding sequence TTTCTGTGGATGAATTTTTAGCCTCGTCAGACAACATCAGTTTTATTAAACGTGGTCCTTATGCTTGGGAGCCGTTGTTGAATAACATGAGTACAGAACGTTCTTTAGTGACCATAGATGGTATGCATGTTTTTGGCGCTTGTACCGATAAAATGGACCCGGTAACGTCTTATGTAGAAAGTAATAATTTATCTGATATTGATATAAAATCAGGACAAGAGGGCAGTTTGCATGGAGCAACAGTTGCTGGTAGCATCGATTTGAAAAGGAAAAGTACCGCATTTACAATTGGGGAGAATTACAAAGGTGCTTACCAAACAGGATTCGAGTTTAATAACAAACAGTTTTTTAACCTTGCAAACTCCTCTTATTCTAGTGAAAAATTAGTAGTAGATGGAAGTATCTCTAACAGAAAAGCATCAAATTACTCAGACGGAAATAATGACGAAGTACAACATTCTCAGTTTGAAAAATTGAACGCTTCTTTAGGAGTCGCTTACAAAACAAGTGATTTATCCTCTGTAAGAGTAGATGCCATTTTTGATAGAGCTAAAAATGTTGGTTTCCCAGCATTACCAATGGATTTGTCTTTGTCTAGAGCGTTAATTACATCGGTTACCTACAAACAATTTTTTGAAAAAGGAATTGTAAAAGTGTGGGACACCAAAGTGTATTTTAATGCTATAGAACATTATATGGATGATACCACACGTCCGGAAAACTTGGTTCACATGGACATGCCTGGTTGGAGTACAACGTATGGTTTGGTTTCTAAAGTAAATCTTCAGAAAGGTAATTTATCATCTGAAGTGCAATTGAATGCCTACAATAATTTATCTATTGCAGAAATGCGCATGTATCCGCAAGACCGAAGTGAACGAACTATGTTTGCATATAGTTGGCCTTGGGTTACAACAACCTATGCAGGACTTTCAATAGGTAATTTATGGGATATTTCTGATACAAGTCAACTAAGTTTTGGTGGCTCTCTAGGTGTCAATTACAATTATTCTAAATATGTAGAATTCAATTGGATTTTTCACCCGGGAACACCACAAGAAAAAACAAGATTTTTACCAAGTTTAAATACAAGTTATCATTTAAATGTAGGTGATTTTAATTTTTCTGTTGGTGGTGGTTACGGTCATAGAGCGCCTTCTGTTTCCGAAGGATATGGATATTATATTTATAACAGTTTCGATCGGTATGATTACATCGGAAACCCAGATTTGAAAAATGAAATTTCTTATGAAGTAAATGCGAGTGCTGGCTTCGAAAACGAAAAAGGAAGTATCAATGCCAAAGTGAACTATTTCTATATTCAAAATTATATTATAGGAAGAATTTTAAGTTTGGGGAGTCCAATGAATTATCAATCTGTGGGTGTTAAAGGATATACCTCTTTAGATTATGCAACATTGTTCAATTTCTCACTAAATACCAAGTACAATATTTTGGAAAACTTACATTGGAAAGGAACGTTAACCTATGCAAGAGGTTTAGATGATAATAAAAAGAATTTACCATTTATTCGTCCGTTGAGTTATCAAACTTCGCTACATTTTTCTCATAAAAATTTCGGTTTTGGAACAGCACTAAATGGTGATTTCAAACAAAATAATTACAGTCCAGAATACGGAGAAGACGAAACGCCATCTTACAAAAACTTTAATATTTCTGCAGATTATACTTTTTACATTAATAATTACAAAACAGTTTTTCAGGTAGGTGCAGAAAACCTATTTAATGAATATTACAGCACCTACGCAGATTGGGGAAACATCCCCAGAATGGGACGTAACATTTTTACGTCTTTAAAGATCAATTTTTAA